The proteins below come from a single Arthrobacter sp. zg-Y1171 genomic window:
- a CDS encoding GntR family transcriptional regulator, producing the protein MQPGADGTSRVRDTLRQDIIFGRLNPGTRITEAALAAKYGMSRVPVREALRALEAEGFVESRPYAGSTVSAIPVEEADDLFAVRAVVEAATARRAAERAARQLSAGAPDETWWDARRGMARILDAGDAAVAAGRLDLLPDLNVRFHLGVAALADSRSLTALLRQLAGKIEWLYAADVGSRGKDSWSEHRRIMAAVDAGSAARAAELMEAHIQASRAGYLSRFRPAPD; encoded by the coding sequence ATGCAGCCGGGCGCTGACGGCACCTCGCGCGTCCGGGACACCCTCCGGCAGGACATCATCTTCGGCCGCCTTAACCCCGGTACGCGCATCACGGAAGCGGCCCTGGCGGCGAAGTACGGCATGTCCCGGGTCCCGGTGCGTGAGGCGCTGCGGGCGCTGGAAGCCGAGGGATTCGTGGAATCGCGGCCCTACGCCGGATCAACGGTTTCAGCCATACCGGTGGAGGAGGCGGATGACCTTTTCGCAGTGCGCGCGGTGGTGGAAGCTGCGACCGCGCGCCGGGCCGCTGAGCGGGCTGCCCGCCAGCTCAGCGCCGGTGCACCGGATGAAACGTGGTGGGACGCGCGGCGCGGCATGGCCCGGATCCTCGACGCCGGCGATGCGGCCGTTGCCGCCGGACGCCTTGACCTGCTGCCGGACCTGAACGTGCGGTTCCACCTCGGTGTCGCGGCGCTCGCGGACAGCCGGTCCCTGACGGCGCTGCTGCGCCAGCTCGCCGGCAAGATCGAATGGCTCTACGCGGCCGACGTCGGCTCCCGCGGCAAGGACTCCTGGAGCGAGCACCGCCGGATCATGGCCGCCGTCGACGCCGGTTCCGCAGCCCGGGCTGCGGAGCTGATGGAAGCGCACATCCAGGCATCCCGTGCCGGTTACCTGAGCCGCTTCCGTCCCGCCCCGGACTGA
- a CDS encoding ABC transporter substrate-binding protein: MRKTGVAAVLAAGLMGLTGCGGGSPSSETENETGASEDLVSIEVGVIPIVDVAPIYLGVEQGFFEDEGLELTLTLAQGGAAIVPAVTSGQMAFGFSNVTSMIVGKSKGLPLQMVAPGASTTGDVDADFASVMTLPGSGIEEIEDLAGKRVGVNTLNNISDSTISEAVKQAGGDYESIEFVEMQFPDMPAQLDGGNVDAIAAVEPFVTITEAQGAVPVFSNYAEPIKDLTVAVYFTSDQYAQENPETVEKFVRAMTASLEYADQNPDEVRAVLPSYTSLEPDVIEELTLPRYYGEINQDSLEEVMRISLDRGLIEEEPNLEELLPRSG, from the coding sequence ATGAGGAAAACCGGTGTTGCTGCGGTCCTGGCAGCGGGCCTAATGGGCCTTACGGGATGCGGCGGAGGTTCGCCGTCGTCCGAGACCGAAAACGAAACCGGAGCCAGCGAGGACCTGGTGTCCATAGAAGTGGGGGTCATTCCCATTGTGGACGTGGCGCCGATCTACCTGGGGGTGGAGCAGGGATTCTTCGAGGACGAAGGCCTGGAACTGACCCTGACGCTTGCGCAGGGCGGCGCGGCGATTGTCCCGGCAGTCACCTCGGGACAGATGGCGTTCGGCTTCTCCAACGTAACCTCCATGATCGTGGGCAAGTCCAAGGGCCTGCCGCTCCAGATGGTGGCACCGGGCGCCAGCACCACCGGCGACGTCGATGCGGATTTCGCGTCGGTGATGACGCTTCCCGGCAGCGGGATCGAGGAGATCGAGGACCTGGCCGGCAAGCGGGTGGGCGTGAATACGCTGAACAACATTTCAGACTCCACCATTTCCGAAGCAGTGAAGCAGGCCGGCGGTGACTACGAGAGCATCGAGTTTGTCGAGATGCAGTTTCCCGACATGCCGGCCCAGCTCGACGGCGGCAACGTGGACGCGATTGCCGCAGTGGAACCCTTTGTGACCATCACCGAGGCGCAGGGCGCCGTTCCGGTGTTCTCGAACTACGCGGAGCCCATCAAGGACCTCACCGTGGCCGTTTATTTCACCTCGGACCAGTACGCGCAGGAGAACCCGGAGACCGTGGAGAAGTTTGTCCGTGCCATGACGGCTTCGCTGGAATATGCCGATCAGAATCCTGACGAGGTACGCGCCGTCCTGCCGAGCTACACCTCGCTGGAACCCGACGTCATCGAGGAGTTGACCCTGCCCAGGTACTACGGCGAGATCAACCAGGATTCGCTGGAGGAGGTCATGCGCATCTCGCTCGACCGCGGACTGATCGAGGAGGAACCTAATTTGGAAGAGCTCCTGCCGCGGTCCGGGTGA
- a CDS encoding aminomethyl transferase family protein, producing the protein MAPKNLQDVLDSSGNVVDRLRNSQIGAYIYPVVAPEFSNWRSEQRAWRETAVLFDQSHHMDNLFIKGPDALKLISDTAVNSVANFPVNKAKQYVPTGPSGHVIGDGILFHEDDDEYIYVGRAPAANWLLFNAETGDYDLEVQVDRRSPSRPMGRPVSRRYWRFQIQGPNAWQIIEKLNGSSVEQLKFFNMDHMTVAGERVRTLRHGMAGAPGLEIWGDYGSYEKVRDTIMDVGAEYGMAAVGARAYPSNTLESGWIPSPLPAIYTGEELRPYREWLGADSYEASNAIAGSFVSPNIEDYYLTPWELGYGSFVKFDHDFIGREALEQMDPSAQRRKVTLDWNAEDLGKILASPLGTEEPYKHFDLPLANYGSSNYDSVIDADGNVVGLSMFTGYSANERRGLSLATVDPSVPLGAELRVVWGEPDGGSAKTTVEPHRQLDVRATVSPVPFSETVRKEYKGGWRTGNSPA; encoded by the coding sequence GTGGCACCTAAGAATCTGCAGGACGTCCTGGATTCGAGCGGAAATGTTGTGGATCGTCTCCGTAATTCCCAGATCGGGGCGTACATCTATCCCGTCGTGGCGCCGGAGTTCAGCAACTGGCGCAGCGAACAGCGGGCCTGGCGGGAGACGGCCGTGCTGTTTGACCAGTCCCACCATATGGACAACTTGTTCATCAAGGGCCCGGACGCCCTGAAACTGATCTCCGACACCGCGGTCAACAGCGTGGCGAATTTTCCGGTCAACAAGGCGAAACAGTATGTTCCCACCGGCCCGTCAGGCCATGTGATCGGTGACGGCATCCTCTTCCACGAGGACGACGACGAATACATCTACGTGGGACGCGCGCCTGCGGCAAACTGGCTGCTGTTCAACGCAGAAACCGGGGACTATGACCTCGAGGTGCAGGTCGACCGGCGTTCCCCCTCACGGCCGATGGGCCGTCCGGTATCCCGACGCTACTGGCGGTTCCAGATCCAGGGCCCCAATGCCTGGCAGATCATCGAGAAGCTGAACGGCTCCTCGGTGGAGCAGCTGAAATTCTTCAACATGGACCATATGACGGTTGCGGGCGAACGGGTTCGGACGCTTCGCCACGGCATGGCCGGAGCTCCGGGGCTGGAGATCTGGGGCGATTACGGGTCCTACGAGAAAGTGCGGGACACCATCATGGACGTCGGCGCGGAGTACGGGATGGCCGCCGTCGGCGCCCGCGCCTATCCGTCCAATACGCTCGAGTCCGGCTGGATCCCTTCTCCGCTGCCGGCCATCTACACGGGTGAGGAGCTGCGGCCGTACAGGGAGTGGCTGGGAGCGGACAGCTACGAAGCTTCCAACGCCATTGCAGGCAGCTTTGTCAGCCCGAACATCGAGGACTACTACCTGACCCCGTGGGAATTGGGCTACGGGTCCTTCGTGAAGTTCGACCACGACTTCATTGGCCGGGAGGCCCTGGAACAGATGGACCCGTCGGCACAGCGCCGCAAAGTGACGCTGGATTGGAACGCCGAAGACCTGGGGAAGATCCTGGCCTCTCCGTTGGGCACGGAGGAACCCTACAAGCACTTTGACCTTCCGCTGGCCAACTACGGATCCTCCAACTACGACTCGGTCATCGATGCGGACGGGAACGTAGTGGGCCTCTCCATGTTCACCGGGTACTCGGCGAACGAGCGCCGCGGCCTCTCGCTGGCAACGGTGGATCCGTCGGTGCCCCTGGGTGCCGAACTCCGGGTGGTCTGGGGCGAGCCCGACGGCGGCAGCGCCAAGACAACGGTGGAACCGCACCGGCAGCTTGATGTGCGCGCAACCGTGAGTCCGGTGCCGTTCTCCGAAACGGTCCGCAAGGAGTACAAGGGCGGCTGGCGGACGGGGAACAGCCCGGCCTGA
- a CDS encoding lactate utilization protein C: MSARTEILDRLRSALHDAPEAPEIPRKYRHNSGMNEDELIELLSDRLLDYKAGVSVVDEASVPARVAELLAGETSYVVPAGLDERWTALAPGRVVDSPEEPLSVEELDGIDAVVTGCAAAVAETGTIILDGSPGQGRRACSLVPDHHVCLVRARDIAGVLPEAVRRLDVTHPLTWISGPSATSDIELQRVEGVHGPRRLDVVIIRT; this comes from the coding sequence ATGAGCGCCCGTACGGAAATCCTGGACCGGCTGCGGTCCGCCCTCCACGATGCCCCGGAAGCACCGGAAATCCCACGGAAGTACCGGCACAACTCCGGCATGAACGAGGACGAACTCATCGAACTGCTCAGCGACCGGCTGTTGGATTACAAGGCCGGCGTCAGCGTGGTGGATGAGGCATCCGTGCCCGCCCGGGTGGCCGAATTGCTCGCAGGGGAGACTTCCTATGTGGTTCCCGCGGGACTCGATGAACGCTGGACGGCGCTGGCCCCGGGACGGGTGGTGGATTCACCGGAGGAGCCGCTGAGCGTGGAGGAGCTGGACGGCATTGACGCGGTAGTGACCGGCTGCGCGGCGGCGGTGGCGGAAACCGGCACCATTATCCTGGACGGCAGCCCGGGGCAGGGCCGGCGGGCGTGTTCACTGGTTCCGGACCACCACGTGTGCCTGGTCCGGGCCCGGGACATCGCGGGTGTGCTTCCCGAAGCGGTGCGGCGCCTGGACGTCACCCATCCGCTGACCTGGATCAGCGGTCCGAGTGCCACCAGCGACATCGAACTGCAGCGGGTGGAAGGCGTGCACGGGCCGCGGCGACTGGACGTGGTGATCATCCGGACCTGA
- a CDS encoding L-lactate permease yields the protein MDSFTPSTDPVLNSVALSALVALLPLLTFFFLLAFAKTRAYVAGAWALLVALAVGVFGFGMPLGLALLSATQGAAFGLFPVVWIIVMAVWLYQVTVLSGRFEDLRRVFDAIGGGDLRVQAILVAFCFGGLLEALAGFGAPVAITVTMLLALGIAPIRAATAVLVANTAPVAFGALAIPITTAANLTNYTGDEIGAVVGRQTPVLALFVPLILLFILDGRRGLRDCWPVALFTGVVFSIFQFLCSNYFSYELTDIVASLVAMLAAVGFLRVWHPRNGAEAGQRMKAELAEARADGWTPSGTGAASDVLTAADDTAEDRLTPSRAWMALFPYVAVIVIFGFVNLWTLGIDVPEALAKTNIEIPWPVLHEALLDSNGQTQSSTIYSFEWLISPGTLLLITGLIVALVYSRFNENGRYPLTMGAAVREIWTTAVRMRSAALTILGVLALAYVMNFSGQTVSIGTWLAATGGFFAFLSPVLGWIGTAVTGSDTSANALFAKLQQTAGIEAGLDPQLMVAANTGGGVMGKLISPQNLAIGAAAVNMSGQESVLLRKVIGWSVLLLLALCILVYLQSTPVLEWMLP from the coding sequence ATGGACAGCTTTACTCCCAGCACCGATCCCGTGCTCAACAGCGTTGCCCTCTCCGCCCTCGTGGCGCTGCTTCCGCTGCTGACCTTTTTCTTCCTGCTGGCCTTCGCCAAGACGCGGGCGTACGTGGCCGGAGCGTGGGCACTGCTGGTGGCCCTCGCCGTCGGCGTCTTCGGTTTCGGCATGCCTCTTGGGCTCGCCCTGCTCTCCGCCACGCAGGGGGCGGCTTTCGGGTTGTTCCCGGTGGTCTGGATCATTGTGATGGCCGTCTGGCTTTACCAGGTGACGGTTCTCAGCGGCCGGTTCGAGGACCTGAGAAGGGTCTTCGACGCGATCGGCGGCGGGGACCTGCGGGTGCAGGCCATCCTGGTGGCCTTCTGCTTCGGCGGACTCCTGGAAGCCCTGGCCGGGTTCGGCGCCCCGGTGGCCATTACCGTGACCATGCTGCTGGCCCTGGGCATCGCCCCGATCCGTGCAGCCACGGCGGTGCTGGTGGCCAACACCGCCCCGGTGGCCTTCGGCGCCTTGGCCATCCCCATCACCACCGCCGCCAATCTGACCAACTACACCGGCGACGAGATCGGTGCCGTGGTGGGCCGGCAGACACCGGTGCTGGCACTGTTTGTCCCGCTGATCCTGCTGTTCATCCTGGACGGCCGCCGCGGCCTCCGGGACTGCTGGCCCGTAGCCCTGTTCACCGGCGTCGTTTTCTCCATCTTCCAGTTCCTTTGCTCGAACTATTTCTCCTACGAGCTCACCGATATCGTGGCCTCCCTCGTGGCCATGCTGGCCGCCGTGGGGTTCCTGCGCGTCTGGCATCCGCGCAACGGAGCGGAGGCGGGCCAGCGGATGAAGGCGGAACTGGCCGAGGCACGGGCCGATGGATGGACGCCCTCGGGGACCGGCGCGGCGTCGGACGTGCTGACCGCGGCGGATGACACCGCCGAGGACCGGTTAACCCCGTCCCGGGCGTGGATGGCCCTGTTCCCGTATGTGGCGGTCATTGTCATTTTCGGCTTTGTGAACCTCTGGACGCTGGGCATCGACGTGCCCGAAGCACTCGCGAAGACCAACATCGAGATCCCCTGGCCGGTGCTGCACGAAGCCCTGCTGGACAGCAACGGCCAGACCCAGTCCTCCACGATCTATTCCTTCGAATGGCTGATCAGTCCGGGTACGCTGCTGCTGATCACGGGCCTGATAGTCGCCCTGGTCTACTCGCGCTTCAATGAAAACGGCCGGTATCCGCTGACCATGGGAGCGGCGGTGCGGGAAATCTGGACGACGGCGGTGCGGATGCGTTCCGCCGCGCTGACCATCCTTGGCGTGCTGGCCCTGGCGTACGTGATGAACTTTTCCGGACAGACGGTATCGATCGGCACGTGGCTCGCGGCGACCGGCGGCTTCTTTGCCTTCCTCTCCCCCGTGCTCGGCTGGATCGGCACGGCGGTTACCGGTTCGGATACCTCCGCGAATGCGCTTTTTGCCAAGCTGCAGCAGACAGCCGGAATTGAAGCCGGCCTGGATCCGCAGCTGATGGTCGCCGCCAATACCGGCGGCGGAGTCATGGGGAAGCTGATCAGCCCGCAGAACCTGGCCATCGGGGCTGCCGCCGTGAATATGAGCGGGCAGGAATCGGTGCTGCTTCGCAAGGTGATCGGCTGGAGCGTGCTGCTGCTGCTCGCCCTGTGCATCCTGGTGTATCTGCAGTCCACCCCCGTCCTGGAGTGGATGCTGCCGTAG
- a CDS encoding methylenetetrahydrofolate reductase: protein MTPDPAETPSAPAQLLADFSLEMTGKDIGALQEAQPSIPSGTRINVTFLGNEDLPMRVAAAAAVRAGGFVPVPHISARRLESREDLGKFLVALEEADATRELFVVGGDPVSPLGPFPDALSVIRSGLLPGHGVRAVSISGYPEGHPDIGTDTLWTALEDKIQALDETGLDASITTQFGFDVAPVLAWLEELRSRGVSAPVRIGVPGPAGVKRLLGYARRFGVSSSAGIAHKYGFSLTNLLGTAGPDRFIQDLAEALSPAVHGDVRLHFYTFGGIKATADWVHGYRR, encoded by the coding sequence ATGACTCCGGACCCCGCTGAAACGCCTTCCGCCCCCGCGCAGCTACTCGCGGATTTTTCGCTTGAGATGACCGGGAAGGACATTGGCGCGCTCCAGGAAGCGCAGCCTTCCATTCCCTCGGGGACGCGGATCAACGTCACGTTCCTGGGTAATGAGGACCTCCCGATGCGCGTCGCCGCCGCTGCGGCCGTCCGGGCCGGCGGATTCGTTCCCGTTCCGCATATTTCCGCGCGGCGGCTGGAATCCCGGGAAGACCTCGGCAAGTTCCTGGTGGCACTCGAGGAAGCGGACGCAACGCGTGAGCTTTTTGTGGTCGGCGGAGACCCGGTGTCCCCGCTCGGCCCCTTTCCGGACGCATTGTCCGTGATCCGCAGCGGACTGCTGCCCGGGCACGGTGTCCGGGCAGTGAGCATCAGCGGCTATCCCGAGGGTCATCCGGACATTGGTACCGACACCCTCTGGACCGCCCTGGAAGACAAGATCCAGGCGCTGGACGAGACCGGTTTGGACGCTTCGATCACCACGCAGTTCGGCTTCGACGTGGCTCCTGTCCTTGCCTGGCTGGAGGAACTCCGCAGCCGCGGAGTGAGTGCACCCGTCCGGATCGGCGTCCCCGGACCCGCCGGCGTGAAGCGCCTCCTCGGTTACGCCCGCCGGTTCGGGGTTTCCTCCTCGGCCGGGATCGCCCACAAGTACGGGTTTTCCCTGACCAATCTGCTGGGTACGGCAGGCCCGGACCGGTTCATCCAGGACCTGGCCGAGGCTCTTTCACCCGCAGTCCACGGTGATGTCCGGCTGCACTTCTACACCTTCGGCGGGATCAAGGCTACGGCGGATTGGGTACACGGGTACCGCCGCTGA
- a CDS encoding alpha/beta hydrolase produces MKLSSLTAAGLLAGAVAAAGISAAAVLQRGPRPAALLIRGVFAGAGKVPVKKVLPHIPRFTVTRHRDLRYLGSAGKPSLDLFLPDDPARKPLPVVMWIHGGAWISGSKEDVAPYLKVLAGYGYAVLGVGYSISPEAVYPTAVKELNTALGFIRERADRYGLDPDRIVLAGDSAGAQLAAQLALVITNPEYARDTGVIPAAGPGQLCGIVLNCGVFDLESVARMAGPVGWGLRKALWAYTGSRNWAATPAADHMCIPKHVDHRFPPTYISGGNGDNLTREQSMPLADRLQDLGVPVRRRFWPKEYKPRLGHEYQFQLHRPEAMESLHSTVAFLADVTGVSALPGQPPQKVISRGKDLLEDLSRTKGLLAA; encoded by the coding sequence ATGAAGCTCTCCTCGCTTACTGCGGCGGGGCTCCTGGCCGGGGCGGTCGCCGCTGCCGGTATCAGTGCCGCTGCCGTGCTGCAGCGGGGTCCCCGGCCGGCTGCACTGCTCATTCGCGGGGTTTTCGCCGGTGCAGGCAAGGTCCCGGTGAAGAAGGTCCTTCCCCATATCCCCCGGTTCACAGTGACCAGACACCGGGACCTGCGTTATCTGGGGTCCGCCGGCAAACCCTCCCTTGACCTGTTCCTTCCCGACGATCCGGCCCGGAAACCGCTCCCGGTGGTGATGTGGATCCACGGCGGTGCATGGATTTCCGGCTCCAAGGAAGATGTGGCGCCGTATCTCAAGGTCCTCGCCGGATACGGTTACGCCGTATTGGGGGTTGGGTATTCGATCTCACCCGAAGCCGTCTATCCGACCGCGGTGAAAGAGCTCAACACTGCGTTGGGCTTCATCCGCGAACGCGCGGACCGTTACGGGTTGGATCCCGACCGGATTGTGCTGGCCGGCGATTCCGCCGGCGCTCAGCTGGCCGCACAGCTGGCCTTGGTCATCACCAACCCGGAGTACGCCCGGGACACAGGGGTTATTCCGGCGGCGGGCCCCGGGCAGCTGTGCGGAATCGTGTTGAACTGCGGAGTCTTCGATCTGGAATCCGTGGCCCGCATGGCCGGGCCGGTGGGCTGGGGACTCCGGAAAGCCCTGTGGGCCTACACTGGGTCCAGGAACTGGGCAGCCACCCCTGCCGCAGACCACATGTGCATCCCGAAACACGTGGATCACCGCTTTCCGCCCACCTATATTTCCGGTGGAAACGGCGACAACCTGACCCGGGAGCAGTCGATGCCCCTGGCAGACCGGCTCCAGGACCTTGGGGTGCCCGTACGCCGCAGGTTCTGGCCAAAGGAGTACAAGCCAAGGCTGGGACACGAGTATCAGTTCCAGCTGCACCGCCCCGAAGCGATGGAATCGCTGCACTCGACGGTTGCCTTCCTGGCGGACGTGACGGGCGTATCCGCCCTGCCCGGGCAGCCGCCGCAGAAGGTGATTTCCCGGGGCAAGGACCTCCTGGAGGACCTGTCCCGCACGAAGGGGCTGCTTGCCGCCTAG
- a CDS encoding YoaK family protein yields MKRLNAVPTERVHLWLMLALTFSTGVVDAVGYLGLDRVFTGNMTGNVVLLGMAFAGGADLPILRPVLALVFFMLGAALAGRMLRREPEGWSGRTTLSLMVVAGVITALAVLTAVVDVQASSLLGSITTSALAVSMGIQASTAKRLKVAEITTVVVTSTITGLASDSRLAGGDSKHWVRRALAIALILLGAVAGAAALQVGLWLGLTVSAVISITVAVTGYVRHHRERAAAGVSAG; encoded by the coding sequence GTGAAACGATTGAACGCCGTACCAACCGAACGGGTGCATTTATGGCTGATGCTGGCCCTGACCTTCTCCACGGGGGTGGTCGACGCCGTCGGTTACCTGGGCCTTGACCGGGTCTTCACCGGAAACATGACGGGCAACGTGGTGCTCCTGGGCATGGCCTTTGCCGGCGGTGCCGATCTGCCGATCCTGCGCCCTGTCCTGGCGCTGGTCTTCTTTATGCTGGGTGCGGCCCTGGCCGGACGGATGCTGCGCAGGGAGCCGGAGGGCTGGTCCGGGCGGACCACTCTGTCACTGATGGTGGTCGCCGGTGTCATTACCGCACTGGCCGTCCTCACGGCCGTGGTGGACGTGCAGGCCAGTTCGCTTTTGGGCAGCATCACGACGTCGGCTCTCGCCGTCTCCATGGGGATCCAGGCCTCCACCGCCAAGCGGTTGAAGGTCGCTGAGATAACGACAGTGGTGGTGACCTCAACCATCACCGGGCTCGCCTCGGATTCGCGGCTGGCCGGCGGGGACAGCAAGCACTGGGTTCGCCGTGCCCTCGCAATTGCCCTGATTCTGCTTGGGGCGGTGGCCGGCGCTGCTGCCCTGCAGGTCGGGCTCTGGCTGGGGTTGACCGTCTCTGCCGTCATCTCGATAACGGTGGCCGTGACCGGTTACGTCCGCCACCACCGCGAACGCGCCGCGGCCGGGGTTTCGGCCGGCTGA
- a CDS encoding gamma-glutamyltransferase family protein, giving the protein MTASTHWLATASAQAVLERGGNAFDAAVAGAFVLHVVEPHLNGPGGDMTGVFATAENPGEPMVLMGQGPAPAAATREHYLAEGLELVPGAGALAAAVPAAVDAWLLLLREHGTWELADVLAFAVDYARSGHPVLGRVGATIESVAELFTEHWPTSAAQWMPEGRVPREGDLIRNEAYAKVLDRLVEAGSGAGSRAERIDAARREWREGFVARAAADFTAAPHRHSSGTDHAGVITAADFAAFEAGFEPAVTFDFRGHTIAKTGAWGQGPALLQTLAILAGFDDERLDPSTALGAHTILEAQKLAIADREAYYGDAQVPLDYLLGEEYAAERRALITDRASRDFRPGTVPGHTPFVPPLRTDYLPPALAGAGGAGFAGVGEPTVMPTGETRGDTCHIDVVDRWGNMVSATPSGGWLQSSPTIPELGFCLGSRLQMTWLEEGAPSTLAPGKRPRTTLTPTLVLKDGEPVVALGSPGGDQQDQWQLLYLLRTIVGGYTPQQAIDAPALHTTSIPGSFWPRTWTPGGAVVEDRLGEDVIAELESRGHVVTRAGDWALGRLSSVVRAPDSGLLQAAANPRGAQGYAAGR; this is encoded by the coding sequence ATGACTGCCTCGACGCATTGGCTTGCAACGGCCTCGGCGCAGGCCGTGCTTGAGCGCGGTGGAAACGCCTTCGACGCCGCGGTAGCGGGCGCCTTTGTGCTGCATGTCGTGGAACCGCACCTCAACGGTCCGGGCGGGGACATGACCGGCGTTTTCGCGACGGCGGAGAACCCCGGCGAACCGATGGTGCTGATGGGCCAGGGACCGGCTCCCGCCGCAGCCACCCGGGAGCACTACCTCGCCGAAGGCCTGGAACTGGTCCCGGGCGCCGGTGCCCTCGCCGCGGCCGTTCCCGCCGCCGTCGACGCGTGGTTGTTGCTGCTGCGGGAGCACGGCACCTGGGAACTTGCCGACGTCCTGGCCTTCGCGGTGGATTATGCCCGCAGCGGCCACCCTGTCCTGGGCCGCGTCGGCGCCACCATCGAGTCCGTGGCGGAGCTGTTCACCGAGCACTGGCCCACCTCGGCCGCGCAGTGGATGCCCGAAGGGCGTGTGCCGCGGGAGGGAGACCTCATCCGCAACGAGGCCTATGCCAAGGTGCTGGACCGCCTGGTGGAGGCCGGCTCCGGCGCGGGCAGCCGGGCTGAACGGATCGATGCCGCCCGGCGCGAATGGCGCGAAGGCTTCGTGGCGCGCGCTGCCGCCGATTTCACGGCCGCACCGCACCGGCACTCATCGGGCACAGACCATGCCGGCGTTATTACCGCCGCAGACTTCGCGGCCTTCGAAGCGGGATTTGAACCTGCTGTCACCTTCGACTTCCGCGGCCACACCATTGCCAAAACCGGGGCCTGGGGGCAGGGACCGGCATTGCTGCAGACCCTGGCCATCCTCGCCGGCTTCGATGATGAGCGGCTGGACCCGTCCACCGCGCTGGGCGCCCACACCATTCTGGAGGCCCAGAAGCTGGCGATCGCGGACCGCGAGGCGTACTACGGTGACGCGCAGGTTCCCCTCGACTACCTGCTGGGCGAGGAATATGCCGCGGAACGCCGCGCGCTCATCACAGACCGCGCTTCCCGCGATTTCCGACCCGGCACGGTGCCCGGGCACACGCCGTTTGTGCCGCCGCTGCGCACCGACTACCTGCCGCCCGCCCTGGCCGGTGCGGGCGGAGCCGGTTTTGCCGGCGTCGGCGAACCGACAGTGATGCCCACCGGCGAGACCCGCGGGGATACCTGCCACATCGACGTCGTCGACCGGTGGGGGAACATGGTTTCCGCCACCCCGTCGGGAGGCTGGCTGCAGTCCTCGCCGACCATCCCGGAACTGGGTTTCTGCCTGGGCTCCCGGCTGCAGATGACCTGGCTGGAAGAGGGCGCGCCGTCCACCCTGGCGCCGGGGAAACGGCCCCGCACCACCCTGACCCCCACGCTGGTGCTGAAGGACGGCGAACCGGTGGTTGCCCTGGGTTCGCCCGGCGGGGACCAGCAGGACCAGTGGCAGCTGCTGTACCTGCTGCGCACCATCGTCGGCGGGTACACCCCGCAGCAGGCCATCGACGCCCCCGCCCTGCACACCACGTCCATTCCCGGTTCGTTCTGGCCACGCACCTGGACACCCGGCGGCGCAGTGGTCGAAGACCGGCTGGGGGAGGACGTGATAGCCGAGCTCGAATCCCGGGGCCACGTGGTGACCCGGGCCGGGGACTGGGCGCTGGGGCGGTTGTCCTCGGTGGTCCGCGCGCCTGATTCGGGCCTCCTGCAGGCAGCCGCGAATCCGCGGGGAGCGCAGGGGTATGCAGCCGGGCGCTGA